From a region of the Candidatus Pantoea bituminis genome:
- the rlmKL gene encoding bifunctional 23S rRNA (guanine(2069)-N(7))-methyltransferase RlmK/23S rRNA (guanine(2445)-N(2))-methyltransferase RlmL, with amino-acid sequence MNSLFASTARGLEELLKSELDALGAQDLQVVQGGVHFEADDRIMYQSLMWSRLASRILLPLGEFGVYSDLDLYLGVQSVDWTTMFGSDKTFVVHFSGTNDAIRNSQFGALKVKDAIVDSFTRKNLERPNVDREQADIRINVWLNNDRASIALDLSGSSLHQRGYRQQTGQAPLKENLAAAIVLRSGWQPTTPLIDPMCGSGTLLIEAALIASDRAPGLLRKHWGFTAWSQFNAALWSEVKTEAQTRARAGTAATEARFFGYDNNGRVLEWAQANARRAGVFELFTFGQQDLLKLKNPLPAEVHGTVLSNPPYGERLDSEPALIALHSQLGRIMKQHFGGWNLSLFSASPELLSCLQLRADRQFKAKNGPLDCVQKNYQLAVNSSESANQIAEDYANRLRKNLKKLEKWARQEKIESYRIYDADLPDYNVAVDRYADWVIIQEYAPPKTIDPNKARQRLFDVISATLTVLELPADRLILKTRERQKGKAQYQKLSEKGDYFEVQEFNARFWVNLTDYLDTGLFLDHRIARKMLGQMSQGKDFLNLFAYTGTASVHAGLGGARSTTTVDMSRTYLEWAERNLRLNGLTGRQHRLMQADCLSWLNESDENFDLIFIDPPTFSNSKRMEESFDVQRDHMMLMRNLKRLLRRGGTIMFSNNKRGFKMDLEGLKELGLQAQDITQKTQSQDFARNRHIHNCWLITHAGKE; translated from the coding sequence GATGTGGAGCCGTCTGGCGTCGCGTATTCTGCTGCCGCTGGGCGAGTTTGGTGTCTACAGCGATCTCGATCTCTACCTTGGCGTGCAGAGCGTTGACTGGACAACCATGTTTGGCAGCGACAAAACCTTCGTGGTGCATTTCAGCGGCACCAATGATGCGATCCGTAATAGTCAGTTTGGTGCATTGAAAGTTAAAGACGCCATTGTTGACAGTTTCACCCGCAAAAATCTTGAACGTCCTAACGTTGACCGTGAACAGGCGGATATTCGTATCAACGTCTGGTTGAATAACGATCGTGCCAGTATTGCGCTGGATCTCAGCGGCAGCTCGCTGCATCAGCGTGGTTATCGTCAGCAAACGGGTCAGGCACCGCTTAAAGAAAACCTTGCGGCTGCGATTGTACTGCGTTCTGGCTGGCAGCCGACTACGCCGTTGATCGACCCCATGTGCGGTTCCGGTACGCTGTTGATTGAAGCGGCTTTAATCGCCAGCGATCGCGCGCCGGGTCTGCTGCGCAAACACTGGGGCTTTACCGCCTGGAGCCAGTTCAACGCGGCATTGTGGTCTGAAGTAAAAACTGAAGCCCAAACGCGTGCTCGCGCCGGTACCGCAGCCACCGAAGCGCGTTTCTTTGGTTACGACAACAACGGACGTGTATTGGAATGGGCACAGGCGAACGCTCGTCGCGCGGGCGTATTCGAGCTGTTTACCTTTGGCCAACAAGATTTGTTGAAGCTGAAAAATCCGCTGCCAGCAGAGGTTCACGGCACGGTTTTGAGCAACCCGCCTTATGGTGAACGACTGGATAGTGAACCGGCGTTGATTGCGCTGCACAGCCAGCTTGGCCGTATTATGAAGCAGCACTTTGGTGGCTGGAATTTGTCGCTGTTTAGCGCCTCGCCCGAACTGCTGAGCTGCTTGCAACTGCGTGCCGATCGTCAGTTCAAAGCTAAAAACGGCCCATTGGACTGCGTACAGAAAAACTATCAGCTGGCGGTTAACAGCAGCGAAAGCGCTAACCAGATCGCTGAAGATTATGCGAACCGCTTGCGCAAAAACCTCAAGAAGCTTGAGAAGTGGGCGCGTCAGGAAAAAATTGAAAGCTACCGCATTTATGATGCCGATCTGCCAGACTATAACGTAGCCGTCGATCGCTACGCCGATTGGGTCATTATTCAGGAATATGCACCACCGAAAACTATTGATCCGAATAAAGCACGCCAACGTCTCTTTGACGTGATCAGCGCGACGCTGACCGTGCTGGAGCTGCCAGCAGATCGCCTGATCCTGAAAACGCGTGAACGTCAGAAAGGCAAAGCGCAGTATCAGAAGCTGAGCGAAAAGGGCGATTACTTTGAGGTGCAGGAGTTTAATGCGCGCTTCTGGGTAAACCTGACTGATTATCTCGACACCGGCCTGTTCCTCGATCACCGCATCGCGCGTAAGATGCTGGGCCAAATGAGTCAGGGCAAGGATTTCCTTAATCTGTTTGCTTATACCGGCACCGCCAGCGTTCACGCCGGACTGGGTGGCGCACGCTCTACTACTACAGTTGATATGTCACGTACCTATCTGGAGTGGGCAGAACGTAACCTGCGCCTGAACGGCCTGACTGGACGTCAGCATCGCCTGATGCAGGCAGATTGTCTGAGCTGGCTGAACGAAAGTGATGAGAACTTTGATCTGATCTTTATTGATCCGCCGACCTTCTCTAACTCCAAACGCATGGAAGAAAGCTTCGACGTGCAGCGCGATCACATGATGTTGATGCGTAATTTAAAACGCCTGCTGCGTCGGGGCGGCACCATCATGTTCTCGAACAATAAACGTGGTTTCAAAATGGATCTGGAAGGGCTGAAGGAATTAGGTCTGCAAGCGCAGGATATCACCCAGAAAACCCAGTCGCAGGATTTCGCGCGTAACCGTCATATACACAACTGCTGGCTGATCACTCACGCCGGTAAGGAATAA